A stretch of the Haloplanus aerogenes genome encodes the following:
- a CDS encoding CBS domain-containing protein → MQVADAMTPRADVVTVALPGTRDDALEYLQERGFSSIPVVKQTDDGEAYRGLVSRDDLIENPDEDQLALLMRDVPTTTVDADLVEVARMMLAENARRVPVVDDGLEGILTVTDVVRAIARGDVDGDTPVASLATAAVNTTHRGTPLTVAEREINYANVPYAIVLDDDGEMTGMLTEVDIIEVARVVEGEDDTGESIANEDDDWMWEGIKAVGNRYFPTRNVEIPREPVETFMTDDLVTVSGRKTAQEVARLLLSNDIEQVPLVEGGSLTGIVRDVDLLRGV, encoded by the coding sequence ATGCAAGTAGCCGACGCGATGACGCCCCGCGCGGACGTCGTCACCGTCGCCCTCCCGGGCACCCGGGACGACGCTCTCGAGTATCTCCAGGAGCGGGGCTTCTCGTCGATTCCCGTCGTCAAACAGACCGACGACGGGGAAGCGTACCGCGGCCTCGTCTCGCGAGACGATCTCATCGAGAACCCGGACGAAGACCAGCTCGCCCTCTTGATGCGGGACGTACCGACGACGACGGTGGACGCCGACCTCGTCGAGGTGGCGAGGATGATGCTCGCCGAGAACGCCCGCCGAGTGCCGGTCGTCGACGACGGCCTAGAGGGTATCCTCACCGTGACGGACGTGGTTCGGGCGATCGCCCGCGGCGACGTGGACGGCGACACGCCGGTCGCGTCGCTGGCGACGGCGGCCGTCAACACCACCCACCGCGGGACGCCGCTGACCGTGGCCGAGCGCGAGATCAACTACGCGAACGTCCCCTACGCGATCGTCCTCGACGACGACGGCGAAATGACGGGGATGCTCACCGAAGTCGACATCATCGAGGTGGCCCGCGTGGTCGAAGGCGAGGACGACACCGGCGAGAGCATCGCCAACGAGGACGACGACTGGATGTGGGAGGGGATCAAGGCGGTCGGCAACCGCTACTTCCCGACCCGGAACGTGGAGATTCCGCGCGAACCCGTCGAGACCTTCATGACCGACGACCTGGTGACGGTCTCCGGTCGCAAGACCGCTCAGGAGGTCGCCCGGCTCCTGCTCTCGAACGACATCGAACAGGTGCCGCTGGTCGAGGGCGGGTCGCTCACCGGCATCGTCCGCGACGTGGATCTGCTACGGGGCGTGTAG
- a CDS encoding DUF7556 family protein has protein sequence MAPDATAVGGQGSDVMASVDDGTGAPEFVIADVSRDDAWVSIQLRDASGLDDWR, from the coding sequence ATGGCGCCCGATGCGACGGCTGTGGGGGGACAGGGTTCGGATGTCATGGCTTCGGTGGATGACGGGACTGGGGCCCCGGAGTTCGTCATCGCCGACGTTTCCCGTGACGACGCCTGGGTATCGATCCAGCTTCGAGACGCATCCGGCCTCGACGACTGGCGGTAA
- a CDS encoding diacylglycerol/polyprenol kinase family protein, producing MAELRRRAVHASGVGFPALYLLGLADWTTLRWLLLVGAGVAAGLETIRLWIGLDWAIYETLTREYERDNVAGYALYMFSMAGVALVFDPLVAVPGMLMLTLGDPISGLLGSNEAGRAKRASVIAVMFGVCFALAALVLVPHVPLPPALVAAAVGSAGATVADGFTPVVRGYVLDDNLTIPPVACLGIWLVLRVSA from the coding sequence ATGGCCGAACTCCGGCGGCGCGCCGTCCACGCCAGCGGCGTCGGTTTCCCGGCGCTCTACCTGCTGGGACTGGCCGACTGGACGACGCTCCGCTGGCTCCTTCTCGTCGGCGCCGGCGTCGCCGCGGGGCTCGAGACGATCCGACTCTGGATCGGCCTCGACTGGGCCATCTACGAGACGCTCACGCGGGAGTACGAACGGGACAACGTCGCCGGCTACGCGCTCTACATGTTCAGCATGGCCGGCGTCGCGCTCGTGTTCGACCCGCTGGTCGCCGTCCCCGGCATGCTGATGCTGACGCTCGGCGATCCGATCAGCGGCCTCCTCGGATCGAACGAGGCGGGGCGAGCCAAACGCGCCAGCGTCATCGCGGTCATGTTCGGTGTCTGTTTCGCGCTGGCGGCGCTGGTGCTGGTGCCGCACGTCCCCCTCCCGCCGGCGCTCGTCGCCGCGGCGGTCGGAAGCGCCGGCGCGACGGTCGCCGACGGCTTCACACCCGTCGTGCGCGGCTACGTCCTCGACGACAACCTGACCATCCCCCCGGTTGCGTGTCTGGGAATCTGGCTCGTGCTACGCGTGAGCGCGTGA
- a CDS encoding sulfatase, with amino-acid sequence MSSDAPGNVLFVVMDTVRADHLTPYGYDRPTTPGLADFAAEATVFEEAVAPAPWTLPVHASLFTGLYPSQHGADQENPYLEGATTLAETLSAAGYDTACYSSNAWITPYTHLTDGFDDQDNFFEVMPGDLLSGPLARAWKTMNDNDRLRAIADKLVSLGNVAHEYFAGGEGADSKTPAVVDRTQEFIADSEDWFAFINLMDAHLPYHPPEEFAAEFAPGVDSADVCQNSKEYNSGARDIDDDEWTDIRGLYDAEIAHIDAQLTRLFDWLKAEGEWEDTMVVVCADHGELHGEHDLYGHEFCLYDPLINVPLMVKHPALDADRRDDTVELVDLYHTVLDALDVAGGEPAASGDTAVARDPTRSLLSADYRAFDAATDPDPGQEAAPGGNYGFVEYSRPVVELKQLEEKAAAAGIDLPEDSRFYSRMRAARRPDAKYVRIDRIDDEAYRLDDDPAETTNLADGDDDAIRATEAALTDFETHVGGAWTGAADADVTDDAVADMDEDAQERLRDLGYLE; translated from the coding sequence ATGTCGAGCGACGCCCCCGGGAACGTCCTCTTCGTCGTCATGGACACGGTTCGGGCGGATCACCTCACCCCCTACGGCTACGACCGGCCGACCACGCCCGGTCTCGCCGACTTCGCCGCCGAGGCGACCGTCTTCGAGGAGGCGGTCGCCCCTGCGCCGTGGACCCTCCCCGTCCACGCCTCCCTCTTCACCGGCCTCTATCCCAGTCAGCACGGCGCCGACCAGGAGAATCCTTATCTGGAGGGCGCTACCACCCTCGCCGAGACGCTCTCGGCCGCCGGCTACGACACCGCGTGTTACTCTTCGAACGCCTGGATCACGCCGTACACCCATCTCACCGACGGCTTCGACGACCAGGACAACTTCTTCGAGGTGATGCCCGGCGACCTGCTCTCCGGTCCCCTCGCCCGCGCGTGGAAGACGATGAACGACAACGACCGCCTGCGGGCCATCGCGGACAAACTCGTCTCCCTCGGCAACGTCGCCCACGAGTACTTCGCGGGCGGCGAGGGGGCCGACTCCAAGACGCCCGCCGTCGTCGACCGCACGCAGGAGTTCATCGCGGATTCGGAGGACTGGTTCGCCTTCATCAACCTGATGGACGCCCACCTCCCCTACCACCCGCCCGAGGAGTTCGCCGCGGAGTTCGCCCCCGGCGTCGATTCCGCCGACGTGTGCCAGAACTCCAAGGAGTACAACTCCGGCGCGCGCGACATCGACGACGACGAGTGGACCGACATTCGCGGCCTCTACGACGCCGAAATCGCCCACATCGACGCGCAACTCACCCGCCTGTTCGACTGGCTCAAGGCGGAAGGCGAGTGGGAGGACACGATGGTCGTCGTCTGCGCCGATCACGGCGAACTCCACGGCGAACACGACCTGTACGGCCACGAGTTCTGCCTCTACGACCCGCTGATCAACGTCCCGCTGATGGTCAAACACCCCGCTCTCGACGCCGACCGCCGGGACGACACCGTCGAACTCGTCGACCTGTACCACACGGTCCTCGACGCCCTCGACGTGGCGGGCGGCGAACCGGCCGCGTCGGGCGACACCGCGGTCGCCCGCGACCCGACGCGCTCGCTCCTTTCGGCCGACTACCGCGCCTTCGACGCCGCGACCGACCCCGACCCCGGACAGGAAGCCGCCCCCGGCGGTAACTACGGCTTCGTCGAGTACTCCCGGCCCGTGGTCGAACTCAAGCAGTTGGAGGAGAAGGCCGCTGCCGCGGGCATCGACCTGCCGGAAGACTCCCGGTTCTACTCCCGGATGCGCGCCGCGCGCCGCCCCGACGCGAAGTACGTGCGGATCGACCGCATCGACGACGAAGCCTATCGCCTCGACGACGACCCCGCGGAGACGACGAATCTCGCCGACGGCGACGACGACGCCATCCGCGCCACCGAGGCGGCCCTCACCGACTTCGAGAC
- the glyS gene encoding glycine--tRNA ligase — protein sequence MSDARAITELAKRRGFFFGANEAYGGVAGFYTFGPEGAALKGNVESAWRDRFTVREGNDEIEAPTIAPEAVFEASGHLDGFDDMLVECGECGESHRADHLIEDASDIEEAESLPIPEVEELVAEYEIACPSCGAPLAGRPVEEFNLMFETTIGPGSGQSGYLRPETAQGIFVEFPRLKEYARNKLPFGITQIGRAYRNEISPRKGLVRTREFTQAELEQFVNPDTDEPPLDRVADVSLRLYPADEQEDPDGGYVEATVGEAVDEGIVASDWVAYYLGVAREWYERIGVDGDRFRFRQHLPGERAHYAADCWDAESEVGGAVADEDLDDPTAGDWIEIAGFAYRGDYDLSKHAEHGDDDFTVFEQYDEPRTVERAVVDPDMSVLGPEFGGQAGDVADALRDLAERNPDAFDGDEVRVEVDGETVTVDTDVTNFRIEEQTEAGEHVTPHVVEPSFGVDRTVYTLIAHAYDSDVIDGEERTYLSLAPEVAPTDVAVFPLVSDDALETLADDVVAALREAGLSVAHDDSGNIGRRYRRQDEVGTPLSVTVDHESVEAADETVTVRDRDTTAQVRVPTAELAAELGAILDGRAAFDDLLETYERVETDVTRS from the coding sequence ATGAGCGACGCGCGCGCGATCACGGAACTCGCGAAGCGCCGCGGCTTCTTCTTCGGCGCGAACGAAGCGTACGGCGGTGTCGCCGGCTTCTACACCTTCGGTCCCGAGGGCGCGGCGCTCAAGGGCAACGTCGAATCGGCGTGGCGTGACCGCTTCACCGTCCGCGAGGGCAACGACGAGATCGAGGCGCCGACCATCGCGCCCGAGGCGGTGTTCGAGGCGTCGGGCCACCTCGACGGCTTCGACGACATGCTCGTCGAGTGTGGCGAGTGCGGCGAGAGCCACCGCGCCGACCACCTGATCGAGGACGCGAGCGACATCGAAGAGGCCGAGAGCCTGCCCATCCCCGAGGTGGAGGAACTGGTCGCGGAGTACGAAATCGCCTGTCCCTCGTGTGGGGCGCCCCTCGCCGGCCGGCCGGTCGAGGAGTTCAACCTCATGTTCGAGACGACCATCGGTCCCGGCTCCGGCCAGTCGGGCTACCTCCGCCCCGAGACGGCACAGGGCATCTTCGTCGAGTTCCCGCGGCTGAAGGAGTACGCGCGCAACAAGCTTCCGTTCGGCATCACGCAGATCGGTCGGGCCTACCGCAACGAGATCAGTCCCCGGAAGGGCCTCGTCCGCACCCGGGAGTTCACGCAAGCCGAGTTGGAACAGTTCGTCAACCCCGACACGGACGAACCGCCGCTCGACCGCGTGGCGGACGTGTCGCTCCGACTGTACCCTGCCGACGAGCAGGAGGATCCCGACGGCGGCTACGTCGAGGCGACGGTCGGCGAGGCAGTAGATGAGGGCATCGTCGCGAGCGACTGGGTGGCCTACTACCTCGGCGTCGCCCGCGAGTGGTACGAGCGGATCGGCGTCGACGGCGACCGCTTCCGGTTCCGCCAGCATCTCCCGGGCGAACGCGCCCACTACGCGGCGGACTGCTGGGACGCCGAGAGCGAGGTGGGCGGCGCCGTGGCGGACGAGGACCTCGACGACCCCACCGCCGGCGACTGGATCGAAATCGCCGGCTTCGCCTACCGCGGCGACTACGACCTCTCCAAGCACGCCGAACACGGCGACGACGACTTCACCGTCTTCGAACAGTACGACGAGCCCCGGACGGTCGAACGGGCGGTCGTCGATCCCGACATGAGCGTCCTCGGCCCGGAGTTCGGCGGGCAGGCGGGCGACGTGGCCGACGCGCTGCGTGACCTCGCGGAACGGAACCCGGACGCGTTCGACGGCGACGAGGTACGCGTCGAGGTGGACGGCGAGACGGTGACCGTCGACACCGACGTGACGAACTTCCGGATCGAGGAGCAGACGGAGGCGGGCGAACACGTCACGCCGCACGTGGTCGAACCCTCCTTCGGCGTCGACCGGACGGTGTACACCCTGATCGCGCACGCGTACGACAGCGACGTGATCGACGGCGAGGAGCGCACGTATCTCTCGCTCGCGCCCGAGGTGGCGCCGACGGACGTGGCGGTGTTCCCGCTGGTGAGCGACGACGCGCTGGAGACGCTGGCCGACGACGTGGTGGCGGCCCTGCGCGAAGCGGGGTTGTCGGTCGCCCACGACGACTCGGGCAACATCGGCCGCCGCTACCGCCGGCAGGACGAGGTCGGCACGCCGCTGTCGGTGACGGTCGATCACGAGAGCGTCGAAGCGGCGGACGAAACGGTGACGGTTCGGGATCGAGACACGACCGCACAGGTACGGGTTCCCACCGCTGAGCTGGCGGCGGAACTCGGCGCCATCCTCGACGGTCGGGCGGCGTTCGACGACCTGCTGGAAACGTACGAACGGGTCGAGACGGACGTGACGCGCTCGTAG